GCAGCTTATACTTATGTGATTAAATTCCAGAAACGAGGATTATCACATGCTCATTTTCTAATTATCCTCAAACAAAGATCGAAGATGTTTTCTCCTGAAGCATATGATAGGATTGTTTCTGCAGAGCTACCAGATCCGAAAGAGTCACCTTATTTACATTCATTGGTGCTAAAACATATGGTTCATGGACCATGTGGTGTTCTAAATCCCAATTGTCCATGTATGCGTCAAAACCGCAAGTGTAGAAATAACTATCCAAAAGATTTTTCTGCATACACTAAACATGGAAGAAACTCTTATCCTATTTACAAAAGGCGTAATGATGGAAAAAGTGTTGTTATCAGAAATCACACACTTGATAATCGATGGATTGTTCCATACAATCCATACTCCTTGCAAAATTTGATTGCCACATTAATGTAGAGATATGCTTTGGTATTGAAGCAGTGAAGTACATTTACAAGTATATTTACAAAGGACACGATAAAGTTATGTATCAGATCACTTCTCAACAAACTGAAAATATCATTGATGAGATTCGCAATTTCCAATCTGCTAGATGGATTTGTGCTCCTGAATCCATGTGGAGAATATTTGCATTCGATTTAACCAATATTCATCCATCAGTAATGACAATGCACTTGCATTTACAAAATCATCAGTCGATATCATTTGCTGAGAATCAAACATTGGACGATGTTCTTGCTAATGAAAGAAATTCAAGGACAATGTTAACAGAATTCTTCTCTATGAATCGAACAAATAAGAGAGCACAGGATCTGAATTGTCTCTACAAAGAATTTCCCAAATATTTCACTTGGGATGAAGGTGATCGAATATGGATGGACAGAAAACGTGGAGAAGTCATTGGCCGTGTTAACACAGCCCACCCCATTGAAGGAGAAAGATACTACCTCAGAATGTTACTCATGCACGTAATAAAACCAACTTCCTTTGATGACTTAAAATGTGTTGATGGTTATATATCATCTACATACAAAGAGGCAGCAAAAGTTCGTGGACTGCTTCAAGTAAACAATGGTTTTGATGAATGCTTATCTGAGGCACTTGTGTACAACTTGCCAAGTTCATTAAGACAGCTTTTTGTTGTGTTGCTTGTGCATTCTCCACCAACAAATCCAAGAGCTCTTTGGTTGAAATATAGAAATCATCTATCAAAAGACATTCAAAAGAATTTGGCATTATCAAAggaacaagtacaaattcaagcgCTCAGACTCATTGATCAATATATGCAAATTATGGAAAAAATATAGCTGACTACAACTTGACAGACATTCTTTACCGTCTCTTGTGCTCAGATAGCTGCACTAAAGATATTGAAACTGAGTACCAAATACCTGTTTCCGATGAAGATTTGGCTTCAGTTTCAATGTTGAACAAAGCGCAAAAGTCTGCATTTGACAGAATAACCGAAAAGCTGAATAGAAATATCCCTGGTGTTTTTTTTATTGATGGTCCTGGTGGAACTGGCAAATCATTCTTATATAAAGCATTACTTGCAACTGTAAGATCAAGGGGTCATATTGCACTAGCAACAGCGACTTCTAGTGCTGCAGCATCATTGTTACCTGGAGGACGGACGGCGCACTCTCGCTTCAAGATTCCACTTCACCAAGACAATAGCCAAACCTGTAACATTTCAAAGCAAAGTAGCATCGGTAAGCTTCTAAAACTTGCAAAGTTAATTATATGGGATGAAGCAGCAATGgctagaaaacatgcaattgaATCGTTTGATACGATGCTTCGTGATATTCTAGATTCTGATGTTATATTCGGTGGCAAAACTATTGTCTTTGGTGGTGATTTTTGACAAACTCTCCTAGTTGTTCAAAAAGGTCAGAAAGAAGATTATATATCTGCATCACTGATCAACTCTTATATTTGGCCTTATCTAGAAAAAATACAGCTAAATGAAAATATGTGAGCATGATTGAACCCTCAATTTTCTGATTTGCTGCTTAGAATTGGGAATGGCACACAACCAACAGTTGGAGATAGCAGAATTCAATTGCCATCATCTATTCTGATACCTTTTCTTGACGATGCTGCTTCTCTCGATGAATTGATAAGTGCTGTCTATCCTTCACTTACTGATTTCATTCACAATACTTCTGCTGTTATCAATAGAGCCATTCTTACTACAACAAATGAATTTGTCCATCATATAAACAACCTTTTGATTGAAAGATTTCCTggtcaagaaacaagatacaTAAGTTTCGATCAAACAATTGACCCTTCAAAACAAGCTCATCATGGAGATTTTCTAAACACTATCCAACCACCTGGATTACCACCCCATGAATTAATTTTGAAACCTTACTGTCCTATTATtcttttgagaaatttgaaTCCTGCTGAAGGTTTGTGTAATGGAACACGTTTAACTTGTTTGAATTTTGCTCGTAATCTTATTCATGCACAAATAGCTTCAAGAAATCACATTGGAAAACAAGTTTTCATCCCTCGCATTCCACTTCATAGCTCAAATGATGAGTCTTATCCAATACCATTCAAACGAACTCAATTTCCTGTATCTCTCTCTTTTGCAATGACCATTAACAAATCACAAGGACAGACACTTGATTTTGTAGGAATATATTTAAAAGAGCCAGTCTTTTCACATGGTCAGTTGTATGTTGCAATGTCCAGAGCAAGAACTGcagaaaaactaaaaatactTCTAAGACCTGTTACTCTTGAATGCATACCACAGAATACCACTCGAAACATTGTCTATCAAGAAATTCTTACAGCTGCAACAATCACTTCAGTAATTATGCTTATGActttgcttattgtgtattttagAATTAATATATGTGTGCTTGCATTTTAATTATTTCCAGTACACTCTTCTTTGTCCATTCTATTTAGCTTATTCACGTCATAAAATTTTCAACCATCAGTATTATTAACCACTTTCACCAATTTATATGTTCGATATTATGTAGTTATGACCAACAGATATATTCCTGTTAGCACTTTGACTCATGAAACAAAGGATTGGATGATCAAGGTGATTGTCACTGAAAAATCACCAATCTACCCAGGAAAAGATCAAACCTCTTGGTTCATCAGACTCATGTTTTCAGATGAACAGGTTAGAAACATAGTATTTCCTATATCATTAATTGTCATCCGAAAAAacttatttctcaaaaaatatCATTTTACCATGAAACTGCTCACACTTCCATCTTAATGCATCACTGTTTTGTAAATATGTTCCTTTACTTATTAAATTACCTATTTTCCCAGTTAAGTATTTGTATTTATATTCATTAACTTTcctctttctctttccttttgaCAACATGAATCAATTCAAGCAATTGCTTTTAATAGAGATGTCAATTATATCCATGACAAATTGCAGCTTTATGAGACCTACTACATTGCTAATGCTGCTATTGCGCCAATTACTGATGCAAGAAACCAAGCTAGCTCCATTCCACTCCAGTTAATGTTGAGCAAAGCTACCTTCGTCAAAAAAGTCAGCAAAACAGATTCGCTTCAGCTAATCGACCACTATCCTATCACTTCTTTCTGGAATCTTGACAAATACAAAAACAGTGATGCAGATAGATTCAGTATAAACAAGTCATCAATGATAAATACTATACACTAACCTACTATACATCTTCTAACAACAAATTTCTCATACTCATGCAGATATCTTATGTATAGCAATCCATGCATTCCTAGAAGAAGTAGTCAGTACTGCAAGAGGACCACGAAGAATCCGAAAAGTCATAGTTGTCAATCCTGAGTAAGCCTCTCATCATTTTAACTTTGAGAATAGAAATATAAATTCCCTTACATAGCATTTTATATATGAACATGTCAGTCATCATTTGCATTCAACTCTGTTGTCCACATATTCAATATTGCAGATGTAGACCGATGATATTCACAATGTCGGAACCTTATGTTTACTATGAAGGTGTTGAGCTCATAAACACAATCCACATGCACCCAGCAATTCTGATTATACGACCAAGAATCACCACGTACCATGGTAAAAATACAAATAACATCAAACTGATGCTATTGACATTTACTTTAAATGAATACAATTGAATTTGCTTTCTCCGCACAACAAATTAGGAATCGACATTAGCACTAGACCAAATAGCACAATTGTTCTGGATCCGCCATTACATCAGACTGCTACACTCAAAACATGGTATGATTTCACATATATATACTATTAGTTTTTATTGGAAATTCTTTTCGAAAGTATCCATATTACCACTGATATTTACTTTTCCTATCACAGGACCCAAGAAAACATTTCTTACATGCACAGAGTCATCAATGAGAGGCTGtatgaaaaaaataaacaaaaaacaaCAGTGCCGACTAGCACTGAAATCCGGCTGATTGCACAAATCCTTGCATCATCAAATCTGgtaacacatacacatatatccACTAATCCTTTACATTATCAATTTCACAGCTTATTACTGTTATAATACCACTAACTCAATTATGCTAACACCTATACAATTTTGTTTGGACTAGATAAAAAACTTTTggatcaaagggaagattagaATCATCAAATACAATCAACGATTTTTCTCTGCAACATGCACTTCCTGCAACAAAGTCACTAGTGCTCCAATGGATATGGAATTTGACTGCAATTTTTGTGGACTTAAGGATacaaaaccaaaaccaaagtaagttgattttcaatttttaaaaatttctcaTTACAACTTTTATATACTTTATCGTAAATACTGATAACCATTTATGGTATAGAGCTAAGTTTCAAGTGCAAATTTACGATGACACTGGTTTCATTGAGGCAACAATCGATGACATGCATGCTGAAACTCTACTTGATTCCACTGCTACTCAAATCTACGAAAAACATCTCCAGGTACACTAacatttatataattatacaaacAAATATAACATCAATCAGCGTTAGCTATCAAAACCACTAACGTAGACTATCCCATTAACATTGCAGGGAGAATCACTGCCTTTTAGCACAATCAATCAAAAACTACAAAATCTGAACTCCTTCTGTGAAATCAGATCGTATCTTCCCTCTCAAAGACATCCTCTCCCACTATTCTTTCTGACAGCTTTCATCCCAGAAGAAGCAGCAGAGAAACCACTAACTGGTCATATTGCTGAAACACAACCATCAGAATTTCCTATAACTCCACCATCTTTCCTCAAAACCACCACCACAGACATCTCATCTTCAATCGAACAAGCTTCGTCGACTTCCACACCAACATCAGCTTTATCTGTTGTGCCAGTCGATCAAACCATCGACAAAGGGCCCTCATCTTCAGTGAAGAGAAGCCTTGACGAAGAACTGGCAAAAACAACAAAGCATGCAAAGGTCGACTAAACTCTGcagttaaaagaaaaaatgacaaGACTCCAACAATCATCAATCCAAAAAAGGCAACTAAGCATGTATTACTTTTGCTTCAGACAACGGATTGGTTTTGTTATTCTGGTGATAAGTTATCACTATTGACATTTGCAGCTCTATATTCCTGTTTCTAATCACCAGAATATACTACTTTACGTAAATTACATGTTAATATGCTACTTTATGTAAATTACCTTAACATGTTTACAAATATTACCTACCTCTACTAAAATCACTCCTCTTACTATACAATAGGGGCACCCCGCGTCAAACGCGGGGTCTCACCACCTAGTATAAACATAAATATCCTTTCTTATAACATAGTATCTCCATTTGGACGGAATTATTTATCAGAAACATCTTTTCGGAAGTCGAAATACGTTCTCCAACCACCTTTGTTTTATATACTGATTTACCCTCAAAACTGTTTAGTAATATTTTTCTAAACCAAATAATATGTATGTGGCTATCATCTAACAACTGTGATTTTGAATGTTAAAATATTTGGAAATACTTATAGATAGAATTTATTTGTATAATTAGAATGACATTTACATACAATTCTACAAAATTTAGAATTGTTTCCCCTATGCTTGAGTATTaacttttacaaaaaaaaaaaggtgaaaaacaagataaagagaaaaaaagtcATAGCTTGAGCGTTGCTATAATACAGTTCTTTTCATCTACTGCTATAATGTGGTTTAATCCAATTTTAAACTTCAAGCGTAAATTTAAAGTCAAGGAAAAAATGGTGTCCCATTTTGGagaatttaaatttatttatgcACATTTTTTAGGATTGTTTACTCAAAAGCTGAAATGCAGCAGATTCCAGCAAAACATGGAATTTCATGTTGAAACTATTACTCAACATAATCAATATTTTAATAGCCAAATGCAATAGGACATAGTGCTAAGTTAATCTAGGGTAATAAAGTGGGTTGAAATACTCCAAAAGGTCATGTTTTTCTTTTATCCTCAAAATATCAACAGTCAAATAAAATTCTAAACTTTCGTATATAGTTGTCTGTTTTGTCAGGAAAAAActtaaaatcaagttttagGTTTAATGCTATATTTTATCTCCGACTATTCTGTCCTCAATTCCTAAATATTCTCTTGACACTAAGAGATAGTAATCATGGATGATCGTAACATTGAGAAGTACTATGgacttgtttttgtttgttaGGTATTACAAAATTTGATTATGAAAAGCAATTAAAGAGAATAATTAGAACCTGTAAAAGTTACTCTTGGTAGATTGTGGATTTTAACTTTTTGTGGCCATTAATATATCTAtaatttaaatatgaaaaaatgttCAAAATGTTCCTTAAATTtcgtcaaatgaattttttcgtgctttagttttaaaatattaaatttacgTCTCTAACAAATTGAAGTTTGTAAAATTTGATTCCAACTTCAgttttttaacattttttttaccCTGAATCCATCGCATGATTAACACATGGTCAGTTTTTTAGCGACAAAAATGTCAGATCCCATTTATAGTTAAATAAATAATCCAATATATATTCATTTTTGtacccaaaaaagaaagatctacccaaactatattcattttctCCCTAAAAAAGTggaatctgaattttttctgCATAAAAATTATTGCATGTGGGTTACGTAGTGATTTTAGGTTAAAAAGTGGTCGAAATACTAAGTTGGGACCAAATTTTACGAAGATCAATTTATAAGGAacataaaattaacatttttaaagtaaagaatgaaaaaattcatttgactaaaTGTGAGAAACGTTTGAAACGATTTTCTCTTTAAATATAAAAGCAAATGagaacattgaaaaaaaaaaatctaagataAGAATCGTATAAACTAATCAATAGAGTAGATGGTGATGATTgatcaaaaaaaatcaatagaGAATCTAGCAATATTTGGTATTAGTGAGGAGCAAAgttttaagggataatttcagaaacctcccctaagatttctgacaatttcactgaacTCCCcta
This portion of the Coffea eugenioides isolate CCC68of chromosome 11, Ceug_1.0, whole genome shotgun sequence genome encodes:
- the LOC113752061 gene encoding uncharacterized protein LOC113752061, with protein sequence MRRRYMDAMSLVQRYGKPDIFLTMTCNPSWPEIKKHLADEDEIQNRPDLVSRVFRVKIEQLKDDLFKKNLFGEVAAYTYVIKFQKRGLSHAHFLIILKQRSKMFSPEAYDRIVSAELPDPKESPYLHSLVLKHMVHGPCGVLNPNCPLKYIYKYIYKGHDKVMYQITSQQTENIIDEIRNFQSARWICAPESMWRIFAFDLTNIHPSVMTMHLHLQNHQSISFAENQTLDDVLANERNSRTMLTEFFSMNRTNKRAQDLNCLYKEFPKYFTWDEGDRIWMDRKRGEVIGRVNTAHPIEGERYYLRMLLMHVIKPTSFDDLKCVDGYISSTYKEAAKVRGLLQVNNGFDECLSEALVYNLPNSCTKDIETEYQIPVSDEDLASVSMLNKAQKSAFDRITEKLNRNIPGVFFIDGPGGTGKSFLYKALLATVRSRGHIALATATSSAAASLLPGGRTAHSRFKIPLHQDNSQTCNISKQSSIGKLLKLAKLIIWDEAAMARKHAIESFDTMLRDILDSDVIFGGKTIVFGGDF